The following coding sequences are from one Equus caballus isolate H_3958 breed thoroughbred chromosome 27, TB-T2T, whole genome shotgun sequence window:
- the AGA gene encoding N(4)-(beta-N-acetylglucosaminyl)-L-asparaginase yields the protein MAWKWRFLLLLGPLLLGPGLARRCGPLPLVLNTWPFQNATEAAWETLVAGGSALDAVESGCAACEREQCDNTVGFGGSPDESGETTLDAMIMDGTTMNVGAVGALRRIKNAIGVARKVLEHTAHTLLVGDSATKFAKSMGFISEDLSTNASRALHADWLAQNCQPNYWRNVIPDASKYCGPYKPPSILKQDRSTYRETGNNYGHDTIGMVVIHKMGYTAAGTSTNGLKFKIPGRVGDSPIPGAGAYAEDAVGAAAATGNGDIMMRFLPSYQAVEYMRGGEDPAVACQKVVSRIRKYFPNFFGAVICANVTGSYGAACNKLPTFTQFRFMVYNPLTNRPTEEKVDCI from the exons ATGGCGTGGAAGTGGCgcttccttctgcttctcggGCCGCTGCTGCTGGGTCCAGGCCTCGCGCGCCGCTGCGGCCCCCTGCCCCTGGTCCTCAACACCTGGCCTTTTCAGAATGCAACTGAAGCAG CGTGGGAGACATTAGTGGCTGGAGGCTCCGCGCTGGACGCAGTGGAGAGCGGCTGTGCGGCCTGTGAGCGGGAGCAGTGTGACAACACCGTGGGCTTCGGTGGAAGTCCTGACGAGTCTGGAGAAACCACACTGGATGCCATGATCATGGATGG CACTACGATGAACGTAGGAGCAGTAGGAGCTCTTAGACGAATTAAAAACGCAATTGGTGTGGCACGGAAAGTGCTGGAACATACGGCACACACGCTTTTAGTAGGAGACTCAG cCACCAAGTTTGCCAAAAGTATGGGGTTTATCAGTGAGGATTTATCTACCAATGCTTCTCGAGCTCTTCATGCAGATTGGCTTGCTCAGAATTGCCAGCCTAATTATTGGAGG AATGTTATACCAGATGCTTCGAAATACTGTGGACCCTACAAACCACCTAGTATCTTAAAGCAAGATCGTAGTACCTATAGAGAAACAGGAAATAATTATGGTCATGATACTATTG gCATGGTTGTAATCCATAAGATGGGATATACTGCTGCTGGTACATCTACAAATGGTCTAAAATTCAAAATACCTGG TCGAGTAGGAGATTCGCCGATCCCTGGAGCTGGGGCCTATGCTGAAGATGCAGTGGGAGCAGCCGCGGCCACGGGCAATGGTGACATAATGATGCGCTTTCTGCCAAG CTACCAAGCTGTAGAATATATGAGAGGAGGGGAAGATCCAGCTGTAGCATGCCAGAAGGTGGTTTCAAGAATTCGCAagtattttccaaacttctttgGGGCTGTCATATGTGCCAACGTGACGGGAAGTTATG GTGCTGCCTGCAATAAACTTCCAACATTTACTCAGTTCAGATTCATGGTTTATAATCCTTTAACCAATCGACCAACTGAGGAAAAAGTAGACTGCATCTAA